The Aspergillus luchuensis IFO 4308 DNA, chromosome 6, nearly complete sequence genome segment ACAACTACATTTGTACCCTTTGCATGGGTGTCCCTTTTACTGAACTCACCAGTTGTCCAACTGTGGCACAAATGTAGATGGTAGCCAGTATCTACCCGTCAACGAACTTTATTGTTGTGCGCACGGAGCACAGTCCTCCGCCAAcatttctctctctattgTGTATGCTACTCTTGCCTCAACGTGAACAAAATGTGCAACAATACTATTCCGCAGCACCATTAATGAGTATAGACCAAGCAAATTATAAGCATTAAAATCATCAACTAAATTGACaattcctccatcttcaaccccgaTACTGCGACCGTCACAATCCCCGGCTgccagacagacaagacagacagagagacagacaaTGGCATTGAACTACCCGAAAGCTTAAAATTAAACCCACGCGGGCCAGACAATCTAatcaacccacccaccatggGTAGGATCTACGCGTCTTTCCATCCCGCCATTGAAATTTTcactcaccaccactgcaTCCCCCATCTGCATATTACACCTCCAGAATCATGATTCAGGTTGAATCGCAGACAATAGCTGCGTCTGCGACTGCACCCGCGGATAAAGATGTCGCCTGGGCCATAGTCAGTGAAGAAGCGGGGGAGATTGACCCCGccgtggagaagagggtgcTGCGCAAAATTGATGCATTTTTTATGCCTGCTATGTTGATTGGTTTGTCATATCTATCTTCTTTGTTTGGATGCTTGGTAGTTGTTTTGTTCAAGATGATTGGTTAAATGGGTAAATTAGCATATTGTTGACTTGTGGATTATAGGTTATGGGTTTGTTTACTGGGATAAGGTTCGTTTTGAGTATACCTCGAGTTGATATGTCTCCGTCAATTAACTAGGGCTATTGTTTGCAGGCCATCCTTGGAAGTGCATCACTTTTCGGCATGACAACCGATTTGCAGCTCCAAGTCATGGATTACTCCACTTCGCCTGCCACCAAGGATACCTCCCGTCTCAGCTGGgccacctccatcttctaCTTTGGTATGATGGCCGGATTGTACCCTATGACCTTTGTCCTGCAGCGATTTCGCATTCAGCATGTCCTGGGTCCGGTCGTAATGCTGTGGGCCATTACCTGTGCTGCGACGGCGGGAGTAACTTCGTGGCAGGGGCTGTTTGTGCAACGGTTTTTCCTGGGTATTCCTCCTGCTCTACGTTCACATGTCATAATTTACTGACTATATAGGCTTCGTTGAGAGTGTCATTCCTACCGGTTTCATGACGGTTGTCAGTGGATATTACACGCAGGACGAGCAGAGTCTGCGACAGGCATGGTGGTTCTCCGGTACGGGATGGTTTACCATCATCGGAAGTGCGCTCAACTATGCGTTTGGACAGATCGAATCTGGGAGTCTCAAATCTTGGCAGTATATCTACATCTTTGCCGGCGTGCTCACCTTCCTATTTGGGATTTGGTGCTGCTTCATGCCTAACTCCCCTGTCGAGGCGTGGTTCCTGACCCATGAGGAGAGGGTCGTGGCCGTGGAGCGCCTGCGTCGGGGACAGACCGGTGTGCGCTGCCAGGTGATCAAGAAAGATCAAATTGTGGAATCATTCCTGGACATCAAATTGTATTTGATCGCTATTATGATGGCTGCAGCGTGAGTAACCCGTCACACATGAGAAGCGTCGCTAATACATCCTAGGTATACCATCAACGGCGCCATTTCCGGATTCGGCCCCCTGATCGTATCAACCTTTGGCTACAACACCCTCGACTCCATCCTGTTCCAGTTCCCTGTGGGTGGCGtctgcctcatcttcatccctctCTGCGGCTACATCGGCATGCGCGTCCCAAACACGCGCATCCCCATGCTCATCGCCTGCTGTCTTCCCGTCATCGCCGGCTGCGTAATGATTTGGAAGTCCGAATGGGGATACCACCCGGCAGTTCCAGTTGCCGGATACGCCATCACCGGCTTCTTCGGACCTGTGGTCAGCCTTATCATCACTCTCGGCGCCAGTAACGTCGCCGGCGCGACGAAAAAAACCGTCATGGCGGCTACCGTGTTCGTCGCCTACACTGTGGGCAACATCATCGGGCCGCAGTTAGTGAACAGCAAGACCGTCGACCAGCACTACCCCGAGCTATGGGAGGGAATGGTGATCTGCTACTGCATCACCATCGCGGCGGCGGTAGCATTGTACATTGTATTGTGGCGTGAGAACCGGCGTCGCGACGCCATGGATTTGGACGAGAGCCAGCGTGATAAGTTGGCCTTCCAGGATCTGACGGACAAGCAGAACCCGTTCTTCCGCTACGTGctgtagcagcagcagcagcagcaaggccTATgtgtattattattcatcATTATTAGTTAGACCAGTAGAATATTCCactccatcatccactgTAATGATTACTCAGATCACCTTCTGTGCGATCTtcgcctccctcttctctaccCGCTGTAACATCCTCTCACTCTGCTGTGACCGCTTTGTGCCTCTTTTCTCACGCTGCTTGAGCAACTTGTCCATCTGGCGTTGCAGTTGCTTCAAGTCCCTCTTCAGGTAATCCTGCAAATCCCTATACTTGGAGTGACCCTCCCAACGGACCAGACAATCTCTCCGCAGTCCTCTTCCTAACCATCACCTTGCATTGCCCCATTTCACCTCCTCTATTCTCACAAGTACCTCCTTCTTAGCAACCCTGCCTCCCTAATATCCTTCATAGCCCGTGCATGTCTCCGGAAAAGCACCGGAAACTGTCTCTGAGCGAGCCACTCCTGAGGACAAGATGGACGCCTGATCACCAGCAAGGATAGACACTTCTAGTAAGTACACGACGCGAGAGCTAAGATTGGCCCTGGGATATATTCACTCCACACAGATTTGTCAATTGATGTGTTGTAAGACTGAAActtaaacttattaaattagCAATTACTATTgttatcaccaccaccctcattACATCTACCCATCCAACACATTATATGTAATCCAT includes the following:
- a CDS encoding putative MFS transporter (COG:G;~EggNog:ENOG410QDJ7;~InterPro:IPR011701,IPR036259;~PFAM:PF07690;~TransMembrane:12 (i45-62o98-120i132-151o157-177i189-208o220-239i288-312o324-346i353-371o383-403i415-435o447-469i);~go_function: GO:0022857 - transmembrane transporter activity [Evidence IEA];~go_process: GO:0055085 - transmembrane transport [Evidence IEA]) translates to MIQVESQTIAASATAPADKDVAWAIVSEEAGEIDPAVEKRVLRKIDAFFMPAMLIGYGFVYWDKAILGSASLFGMTTDLQLQVMDYSTSPATKDTSRLSWATSIFYFGMMAGLYPMTFVLQRFRIQHVLGPVVMLWAITCAATAGVTSWQGLFVQRFFLGFVESVIPTGFMTVVSGYYTQDEQSLRQAWWFSGTGWFTIIGSALNYAFGQIESGSLKSWQYIYIFAGVLTFLFGIWCCFMPNSPVEAWFLTHEERVVAVERLRRGQTGVRCQVIKKDQIVESFLDIKLYLIAIMMAAAYTINGAISGFGPLIVSTFGYNTLDSILFQFPVGGVCLIFIPLCGYIGMRVPNTRIPMLIACCLPVIAGCVMIWKSEWGYHPAVPVAGYAITGFFGPVVSLIITLGASNVAGATKKTVMAATVFVAYTVGNIIGPQLVNSKTVDQHYPELWEGMVICYCITIAAAVALYIVLWRENRRRDAMDLDESQRDKLAFQDLTDKQNPFFRYVL